GTCAGGTCCCGTGCAGGCCTGCTGCCGGGGAAGACCGCGCACGGTGAAGGGACGAGCCGCGAACAGACGTCTGACCAGTTGGGATCGGCAATGTCGACCCGACACAGGAGAGGAGGGGTCGTCAGATGGAGGAGCGGGAGAAGCTCGCGAAGATGGACCTGCTGCGCGCCAGGTTCGACATCTCTTACGCCCGGGCGCGGGAGGTCCTGGAGGCCAACGACTGGGACGCCGTGCTGGCGACGATCCAGCTGGAGCAGGAGCAGGCGACGGCGCAGGCCGCCCCCGGCGGCTTCACCGAGGAGCTGAAGGTCAGCGGCCGCGACCTGGTGGAGACCCTGAAGCGGATCCTGCACGAGGGGAATGTCACCCGGATCATCGTCCGGGATCCGAAGGGGATCGAGATCCTCAATCTGCCCGTCACCGGCGCCGTGGTCTTCGCCCTGATCCTGCCGGTGCTGACCGCGCTGGGCGCCGTGGTCATCCTGGCGATGGACTACACCGTCGTGGTGGAGCGGAAGTACTGAGCGGTTCGGGGCACGCACAGCCCTCCGGGGGTCCGGAGGGCTGTGCGCCGTTCGCGGGGCGTGCAGGAGTCCGCCGCCTGGGAGACGAAGTCCAACATACTTGGGATACTATTCCCCGGGTAGTACCAACCCCAAAGGAGATGGGGGCTTTTTTTGATGCAAAAGGAGATTCTCGTCACCGTCGACATCGATGAGACCCGCGCGGCCGTGCTCGAGGACGGCGAACTGGTCGAGATCTACATCGAGCGGCCGGTTCACCAGCGCATTGTCGGCAACATCTACAAGGGAAAGGTCGAGAACGTGCTGCCGGGCATGCAGGCGGCCTTCGTCGACATCGGCCTCGAGCGCAACTCGTTCCTCTACGTGGACGATGCGCAGCCCGGCCGTGCCCAGGTAGAGGGCGAGGAGGTCTCCGCCCGGGGCGGGCAGCGCCTCACCATCAAGGACCTGGTGAAGACCGGCCAGGAGGTCCTCGTGCAGGTGGCCAAGGAGCCCATCGGCACCAAGGGCGCCCGGGTGACCCGCAACATCACGCTGCCCGGCCGATTCCTGGTGCTGATGCCCCAGGTGGACTACGTCGGCGTCAGCCGGCGCATCACCGATGAGCGGGAGCGGGAGCGGCTGAAGCAGATCGCCCAGTCCGTCAAGCCCAAGGGCATGGGCCTGATCGTCCGCACCGTGGCCGAGGGGGCCGGGGAGGAGGAGTTGGCCCACGACGCCGCCTTCCTGGAGCGCCACTGGCAGCAGATCGCCGCCAGGGCGGCGACGGTGAGGGCGCCGGCCCTGGTCCACCACGACCTGGGCCTGATCCACCGGCTCGTGCGCGACGGCCTCGACGACACGGTCAGCCTGTTCATGGTGGACCAGCGGGCCGCGTACGACACCGCCATCGAGGTGGTGGAGCTGCATGCCCCCCAGTTCCGGGACCGCATCAAGCTTTATACCCGCACCGACCAGACCCTCTTCGACTACTACGGCGTCGAGATGGAGATCGAGAAGGCCATGCGCAAGCGGGTCTGGCTGAAGAGCGGCGGCTACATCGTCATCGACCAGACCGAGGCGCTCACCGCCATCGACGTGAACACCGGCAAGTTCGTCGGCTCCACCAACCTGGCGGACACCGTCTTCAAGACCAACATGGAGGCCGCCCGGGAGATCGCGCGCCAGCTGCGCCTCAGGGACATCGGCGGCATCATCATCATCGACTTCATCGACATGGACCGGCCCGACCACCGGCAGCAGGTGATCCAGGCCCTGGAGCAGGAACTGAAGCGCGACCGCACGCGGGCCAACATCCTGGGCCTCACACAGCTCGGCCTCCTGGAGATGACCCGCAAGAAGTCGCGGCAGAACCTGAGCGAGGCGCTCACCAGGCCGTGCCACTACTGCGACGGCAGGGGCAAGATCTTCAACGAGGAGACCATGGCGCACCGGGTCCGGGCGGAGATCCGGCGCATCATGAAGCAGTCCTCCAGCGAGGCGATCCTGATGGAGGTGCACCCCTCGGTGGCCGCCCTGCTCATCGGCCCCGGCGGTGCGAACCTCAGGGCGCTGGAGAACGAGCTGGCCCGGACGATCTACATCCGCGGCAACAGCGAGATCCACCAGGAGTCGTGGAGCCTGAAGGCGCTGGGCACCCGGGAGGAGGTGGAGGCGCGGGCGCTGCCGGTGACCGCGGGCCAGGTGATCGACCTGCGCATCGACGAGGCCCACGCCACCAACCCCAGCGACGGCATCGCCCGGGTGGACGGCTACGTCATCGACGTGGCCGACGCCGGCCGGCTGGCGGGAAAGGTCGTGCGGGTGGAGATCGTGAAGGCCTACCGCACCTATGCCAAGGGCAGACTTGTAGAGGGATGAGACCCGGATCTGGCCGCACCAGATCCGGGTCTCCTTCTGCTATACCGCTGCGGTTGCCCCGTTCTCCCGCTTCCAGGCGAACATGGCGTCCAGCTCCCGCTCGGTGGCAGCGATCTCCGCCTGCTTCTGCGCCTCGCTCCAGCCGAGCAGGGCGCCCATCTCGTCGGCGAGGGCAGGCAGGTAAGGCCGGCCGTTGTGCGGCGTGAAGAGCATCAGGTCGGTGCGCCGCTGCACCACGTCGAGGAGGTGGACGGCCATCTCGGCCTTGACGGCATGCCGGGCCTGGGCCAGCCGCCAGCGCAGCTCCGGGTCGGGCGCGGAGACAGCCCGGGCCTCGTCGGCTACCTGCGCCAGGGCCGTGCCGTAGCGGTCGGCCAGCCGGTCGATCAGGCTGCCGGCGGTGCCGATCTCCCCGGCCAGCCGGCGCTTCTGCTGCTCGTCGGGCAGCTTGCCCTGCGCTCCGGGCAGGAGGGCTGTGCTGGCCGCCAGGTGCGCCTCGCTCCGGGTCGCGGGGAAGACGTCGTCGACGATGTGGCTGGCCATCGCCCGGAAGGCGGTCAGCTTCCCGCCGCCGACCGTCACCAGCCCCGAGTCGGTGCGGAAGAGCTTGTAGTCCCGGGAGGTCGCCGAAGGGTTCGCCTCGTTCTCGGGCTTCAGGAGCGGCCGGAAGCCCGACCAGCCCGCGATGATGTCCTCCTCGCTCAGCCCGGCCTCGGGGAAGAGGCGGCGGGCGGCGTCCACCACGTAGTCGACGTCTGCCCGCGCAATCGAATAGGCAGCGGGGTCGCCGTGGTGGTCGGTATCGGTGGTGCCGATGTAGGTGCAGTCGCCGGAGGGCACCGCGAACATCATGCGGCCGTCGCGGCCCCGCATCACGACCGCGTGCCTGATGGGCAGGCGGCGGTGCGGCACCACCAGGTGGACGCCCTTCGTGAGGCGCAGGATGGACGGGGCGCCGGGGTCGTCCAGGCGGCGCACCGCGTCGGCCCAGGGACCCGCGGCGGCCACCACGCGGGACGCCCGGACGTCGAAGGCCTCGCCGCTGAGCTGGTCCGCCACCGTGGCCCCGACGATCTGGCCGCGGCCGTCCTTGCGGAAGCCGGTCAGCTTCACGTAGTTGGCCACCGCGGCGCCGTGGGCGGCAGCGGACTGGATGACCTCGAGGGTGAGGCGGCCGTCGTCCGTGCGGCAGTCTGCGTACAGGGCGCCTCCCTGGAGCCGGTCGGCGCGCAGCCAGGGCTCCCGCTCCCGCAGCGGCCCGGGCTTCAGCATCCGGTGCGGAATCGGGTTGGTCCTGCCGGCGAACCAGTCGTAGAGGGTGAGGCCGACGTGCAGCATCCAGAGCGGGTCGGGGTCGCCCTCGTAGACCGGGAAGAGGAACTCCGTGGCCTTGACCAGGTGGGGCGCCATGAACAGCAGGTTCTGCCGCTCCACGACCGACTCCCGCACCAGGCGGAACTCGAAGTTCTTCAGATAGCGGAGGCCGCCGTGGATCAGCTTGGTGGACCGGCTGCTGGTGGCGTAGGCGAAGTCGTTGGCTTCGACGAGCCCCACCTTCAGCCCCCGCAGCGCGGCCTCGCGGGCGACTCCGGCCCCCGTGATGCCGCCGCCGACCACCAAGAGGTCGAAGGGTTCTGAGGCGAGGCGCTGGATCATCTCCGTCCGGTTCATGACATACCCCCCTCTCAACAACGGAAAAAGGAGAGACCACGGGCAGGCCAGGGGCACCGCCGCGCGGGCGGTTCCTCCGGACTGCCGATGGCTCTCCTTCTCTCCACCATCGAGCTATGTAACCATATTATACGATCTTGTTTTGTTGTGCGTCAACAGACGGCCCGTGCCGCCTACTTCCTGGACGCCCGCCTGCGGCGGAAGTAGACGATGGCGCCGGCGATCGCGGCCAGGCCGCCCACCGGCACCGCCCCCGCCCGCCAGTCACAAGGGATGGACGTCCCGCCGTCGTTGATGGTGCAGCAGAAGTTCACGCCGCAGTCGTAGAACACCTGGCCTTCGAGCTCCTCGGCCAGCTGCTCCGGGTCCCACGATTCATCGACCGGCAGATGGGTCCTGGTAACAGGCCTTAGAGACAAACTGCAACCCTCCTTTTCGCCGGAACTCATCCTCCTCGGGATACGGCTGTTCATGCCCCCTGGCGCGCCGCCCCCCTTCGCAGCAGGGGTCCCAGCCACCGGTACAGCCGCCGACCCGCGCTGAGGACCAGCACCGCCCAGGCCGCACCCTGGAGCACCACCCAGGCGCGCTCCCGGGTGAGGCCCCCGGTCGCCGCCAGCAGCAGTTCACGTGGCAGGGCGCCTGCGAGGAATTCCGACCAGCGGATCAGGCCCCAGGTGAACGCGGCGAGGAACAGCGCGTTCCCCAGTCCGTAGGCGGCGATCACCAGGCGCTGCACGGGGCCGTACGCGGGGAGGAAGGCGTCGCGCACCCTGCCCAGGGTGGCCCACTCCGCCAGCTGCCCCCAGCCCCGGCGGGCCAGGTTGACGATGCCGAAGAGGTGCGAGAGCATCCAGTAGCCGTCGAAGCGGAGGAAGGGCTGGAGGTTGGAGAGGGTCGCGACGTCGCTCAGCAGCGCGAGCAGCGCCGCCGGGGTGCCCGGGTTGAGCAGGTAGTGGCCCCAGAGGAGGCTGCCGGTGAGGAACTGGAAGTAGATGCCGCCCGACGCGATGACGAAGCGCTGCCGGCGGCTGGCGGTCCAGATGTTGTCGACCTTCGTGTAGAAGACCGGAAAGACCACGTTCAGGCCGGCGCCGACCTCGCGCACGGCCAGGCCTGCCGCCCGCGCAGCCGCCGCGTGGCCCAGCTCGTGCAGGAGCCCCGCGGCGAGGAGGATGGCAGCCAATGCCGCCAGCTGCCCGGGGGCAAGGACCGACCACGGATCGGCGGCCAGCGCGAGCAGCCTCGTGCGGCGGAAGGCGGCGTAGGGCGCCAGGCGCACGGCGGCGGAGAGGAGAAGGAGCAGCGCCACCCACCGCGGCCGGAAGAGGAACGCCAGCCCAGCGGCTGCCGCTGCCAGGCCGGGGCCGCTGAAGAGGCGGAGGCGAACCTGGCCGAGCCCGTTTCCGACTGCCGGTTCAGGGCTCTCCACAGGCGCCTCCCCGGCGATGAGGCCGCGTTCGGCCAGCCACCGGATCACCCTCCCGGCCGCCTCTGCCGTGACGGGTGAGCCTGTCGCCTCGGCGGCGAGGCGCGCCAGTTCGGCCGGCGTCCGCGTGCCGTCGGCGTTGGCGGCGATGTGGTAGATCAGCGGGTGCACCTGCCACTCCCGGCCGGCAGGGCCGGCCAGAAGGAAGGCCGGCAGGCCCTGTTGATCGAGCTGCTGCAGGATGACGCCCTGCGCCAGCGCCGGCCGCTCCATGGCACTCCCCCTCAATAGCCGAGCTCCCGGTGGACGGGCACGCCGGACAGGTCGTCGCGCAGCGCGACCGCCTGCTCCACGTGGCAGCGGAACAGTTCGGCGAACCCGTCGCAGAAGGCGCTGTCGAACCCGTCGCCGCGCTGGAGCGCACGGATCCCGCAGCCGCCGCTGCAGAAGAACACGTAGCGGCACGTCTGGCAGGCGGGGATGCTGAGCCCGTGCCGCTCCAGCCAGCGGCCGAGGCGGTCCTCGTCCAGCTCCAGCTCCGGCCAGAAGCGTCCCACCCTGCCGCCGGGCACGCCGATCGCCTCCCAGCAGGTGTACACGCCGCCGTCGGCCGCGAGGACGAACATGTTCAGGTGGGCGCCGCAGTAGGCGGGTGTGAGCGCGGCCAGCAGCCGCTCGCCGAGGAGGTGCGCGACCTTCCTGCGCAGCGCGCCGCCGGCCACGGCCAGCACGTCGCGCCCAAAGCGGGGACGGTAGACGGCGTTCACCTCCCGGACCAGCCGGATGACCGCCCGCTGCAGCCTGGCGGACTCGCCCTGGCCGCCCTCCCCGCGGATGGGGGCGCAGTAGGCCGCGAAGAGCCCGTGCCCCAGCCAGCCGTACCGGTCGAACTCGGCCACCAGGTCCGGGACGGAACCGAGGCTCTCCCAGCCCGCGTTGACGCGCAGCGAGACCCGGACCCCCTGCGCAAGCGCCAGGTCGACGTTGCGCTTGATCCGCCAGTACGTACCCCGGCCGTCCGGGGTTCGCCGCTGCCGGTCGTGGACCTCCGGCGGGCCGTCCAGGGTGATCTGGACCGACTCCAGCCTGCCGGGGCCCAGCCAGCCGCGGAAGTGGTGCAGCTCGGTGCCGTTGGTCACCGCGTCGAAGCGGTAGCCGAGCTCCATCCCCCTCCGGAAGACGTGTTCGAGCACCGGGCGGTTGGCGGCCAGCAGCGGCTCGCCGCCGAACAGCAGGATGCGGCTCACCCGTGCGCCCCTGCGTTTCTGCAGCGCGGCCATCGCCCGGAAGGCGGCGTCGGCCATCTCCGTGCTCAGCGACGGCGACGCGGCCCCGCCGGCGCGCAGGAAGTTCTGGAAGCAGTAGGCGCAGCCGAGGTTGCACCCGAGCGTGGGCACGAGGATGAAGCTGGCGCTGTGCGCGGCCCTGTCCCGCAGCCGGCGGCCGATCCGGAGGGCCGTCTCCCGCTCTTCCGCGACCGTCTTGCGCGTGATGTAGCCGCGGCGCATCATGTATGCGAGGTCCTGTTCCGAGAAGAGGTCCCAGCGCATGGCCCGCATGTTCCGTGCCCAGTCGCCGCCGACCCGGTCCACGGCGCCGGAGATGCCGTGCACCAGAACCGTCCCGCCGGTGCGCTCCAGGGGGACGAAGATGGTGTAACTGCTGAGCCTCATCCCACCACCCTCCTGTCCCACCGCGAGGCCGCCACCCGGATCAATGATAAGAAGATTTCTATAGAATGTACAGATCTATCTTGCGAATGGCGACGTCCGGTCCCACTTCGCGGGGCGGTGTCAGGGTCAGAAGTTCGAGAGGTGCCCCTGCATTGACACACGTGGCCAAACCATGCTAACATTACATGTCGCCTCCGCGCGCCTCTGGCCATGCTCAGGGGGTTGTGGTGGCAACCGCTCGGGGCGGGTTCACCAAACCGCCGACAGGCGTACCTGGCTCCGGCGAGTCTACATCTCGGAGGTGTTCCGTTTGACTTACGCGATCGTGGAGACCGGTGGCAAGCAGTATCGGGTCCAGGTGGGCGACACCCTGCGGGTGGAGAAGCTCGGGGCCGCCGAGGGCGAGAGCGTCGTCTTCGACAAGGTCCTGGCGATTGGCAAGGACGGCCAGGTGACCGTCGGCACGCCGTACGTGGACGGGGCCAAGGTGACCGCCAAGGTCGCCGCCCAGGGCAAGGCGCCGAAGATCATCGTCTTCAAGTACAAGGCCAAGTCCAACTACCGCCGGAAGTCCGGCCACCGGCAGCCCTTCACTGCGGTGACCATCGAGGCCATCGAGGGGTAGTGCCGTGATCACGGTCCGGGTGGGCCGGGCGGAGGACGGCTCGGTCGTCTCGCTGCGCACCGAGGGGCACGCCGGCTACGCGGACCCGGGCGAGGACATCGTCTGCGCCGCGGTCACTGCGCTGGTGGTGACGGCGCTCATCGGGCTCAAGCGGGTTGCCGGTCACCCCCACGAGGGCCGGGCCTCGTCAGGGAAGGCCTGGTGCAGGCTGCTGCCCGGCGGCACTCCGGAGTCCCGGCTCAAGGCCGTGGCGATTCTCGAAACCGTGGTCCTCGGCCTCAAGGATATTGCGAAGGATTACAAGGATTATGTCCGCGTGACGGAGGGAGGCTAACCGCATGTTCCTGCAGCTTTTCGCCAGCAAGAAGGGCGTTGGTTCGACCAAGAACGGTCGTGATTCGAACCCCAAATACCTGGGTGTGAAGCGGAGCGACGGCCAGATCGTCACCGTGGGTGAGATCATCGTTCGGCAGCGGGGCACCAAGATTCACCCCGGCGCGAACGTCGGCCGCGGCAAGGACGACACCCTGTTCGCCCTGGCCGACGGCATCGTGAAGTTCAGCCGCAAGGGCGCCGACCGGAAGCAGGTTTCGGTCCTGCCCATCGAGCTCGCCCTCGAGGCGTAAGGCGGAAACCCGAGGCCCCAGCACCCCGGCGGTGCTGGGGCCTCTTCCGCCGCGGGCGAATACTAGCCACGAGAAACCGGTCTGGGGCGTGATACCATGTTTGTGGATGTCGCCCGCATCTACGTGAAGGGCGGCGACGGGGGGCGGGGCTCCAACTCGGTCCGCCGGGAGAAGTACATCCCCGAGGGCGGGCCGTGGGGCGGTGACGGCGGGCGCGGCGGCAACGTCGTCTTCGTCGTGGACCCGGGGCTGAACACCCTCGTCGACTTCAAGTACCAGAAGCACTTCAAGGCCGAGCGGGGCGAGCACGGCGGCACGAAGGGCATGCACGGCCGCAAGGGCGAGGACCTGGTGGTCAAGGTGCCGCCGGGCACCGTGGTCAAGGACGACGACACCGGCGAGGTGCTCTTCGACCTGGTGGAGCCCGGGCAGCGCGTCGTCGTGGCCCGGGGCGGCCGGGGCGGGCGCGGCAACATGCGCTTCGCCACGCCCACCAACAAGTGCCCCACGTTCTACGAAAAGGGCGAGCCGGGAGAAGAGCGCTGGCTGCTCCTGGAGCTGAAGGTGGTGGCAGACGTCGGGCTGGTCGGCTTCCCCAACGCGGGCAAGTCCACCTTCCTTTCTGCCGTGAGCGCCGCCCGGCCCAAGATCGCCAACTACCCCTTCACTACCCTGAACCCCGTCCTCGGCGTGGTCGAGGTGGGCGACGGCCGCTCCTTCGTCATCGCCGACATCCCCGGCCTGATCGAGGGAGCGCACCAGGGGGTGGGCCTGGGCCACGAGTTCCTGCGCCACGTGGAGCGCACGAAGGTGCTGATCCACGTACTGGACGGCGCCGGCACCGAGGGCCGCGACCCGCTGCAGGACTTCGACGTGATCCAGCACGAGCTGCGCGCCTACAACCCGGAGCTGGCCGACCGGCCGACCCTCGTGGCCTTCAACAAGATGGACCTGCCCGAGGCCCGGGAGAACCTGCCCCGCGTGCAGGCGGAGCTGGAGGCGCGGGGCTACCGGGTGTTCCCGATCTCCGGCGCCACCCGCGAGGGGTTCCGCCCGCTGCTCGCGGCCGCGGCGGACCTGATCGCCGCCTGGCAGCCGCCCGAGCCGGCGGCCCCCGCGGAGGAGAAGGTCTACCGGCCGAAGGAGGACGACTGGCGGGTCTACCGCTACGGCGGCGTCTGGCACGTGGAGGGCAAGGAGATCGAGCGGCTGGTGGCCATGACGATGTGGGAGAACGACGAGGCGGTGAGCCGCTTCCTCAAGATCCTGAAGCTGAAGGGCGTCGAGCGCGCCCTCCGGGAGGCGGGGGCGGAGGACGGCGACACCGTAAGGGTATACGGCATCGAGTTCGAGTTGACGGACGATCCCGCGTGACGGGCCGGGGCGCGGCCCCGGCAGAGAGGATGGAGAGAGCGTGGAGCTGCGCGGCAAGCAGAAGCGATTCCTGCGGGCGATGGGCGTGACGATGAACCCGATCCTGACCATCGGCAAGGAGGGCGTCACCGAGGGCGTGATCGCCCAGGCCGACGGCGCCCTCAGGGCGCGTGAGCTGATCAAGGGGCGGGTGCTGCAGACCGCCCCCGACGAGCCAGAGGCGATCGCGGCGGAGGTCGCAGGGCGCACCGACGCCGCCCTGGTACAGGTGGTGGGGCGGAACTTCCTGCTCTTCCGCCGGAATCCCGAGGAGCCCAAGATCGAACTGCCCGACTGACAGGGGGTGGTGCGGGTGGCACGCGTCGCCATCCTCGGCGGCACCTTCGACCCGATCCACCTGGGCCACCTGGCCGCGGCGCAGGGGGTACTGCACCTGACGGGCGTGGAGCGGGTGGTCTTCATGCCCAACCGGCAGCCGCCCCACAAGGAGGGGCAGGCGGTGACCCCGGCGGTCCACCGCACCGCCATGGTCAGGCTGGCGATCGCCGGCAACCCGGACTTCGCCTTCTCCGACCTGGAACTCCGGCGGGAGGGGCCGTCGTACACCATCGAGACCGTCCGGGCCCTGCAGGCGGAGCGGCCGGACTGGCAGGCTTCATTCATCATCGGGATGGACAGCCTCCTGGAGATCCGCACCTGGCGGGAGTACGAGACCCTGCTCCAGGCGGTGGACTGGCTGGTGGTGACCCGGCCGGGCTACGACACGACACGCGGT
This is a stretch of genomic DNA from Symbiobacterium terraclitae. It encodes these proteins:
- the yhbY gene encoding ribosome assembly RNA-binding protein YhbY, producing the protein MELRGKQKRFLRAMGVTMNPILTIGKEGVTEGVIAQADGALRARELIKGRVLQTAPDEPEAIAAEVAGRTDAALVQVVGRNFLLFRRNPEEPKIELPD
- a CDS encoding radical SAM/SPASM domain-containing protein produces the protein MRLSSYTIFVPLERTGGTVLVHGISGAVDRVGGDWARNMRAMRWDLFSEQDLAYMMRRGYITRKTVAEERETALRIGRRLRDRAAHSASFILVPTLGCNLGCAYCFQNFLRAGGAASPSLSTEMADAAFRAMAALQKRRGARVSRILLFGGEPLLAANRPVLEHVFRRGMELGYRFDAVTNGTELHHFRGWLGPGRLESVQITLDGPPEVHDRQRRTPDGRGTYWRIKRNVDLALAQGVRVSLRVNAGWESLGSVPDLVAEFDRYGWLGHGLFAAYCAPIRGEGGQGESARLQRAVIRLVREVNAVYRPRFGRDVLAVAGGALRRKVAHLLGERLLAALTPAYCGAHLNMFVLAADGGVYTCWEAIGVPGGRVGRFWPELELDEDRLGRWLERHGLSIPACQTCRYVFFCSGGCGIRALQRGDGFDSAFCDGFAELFRCHVEQAVALRDDLSGVPVHRELGY
- a CDS encoding DUF4342 domain-containing protein; translated protein: MEEREKLAKMDLLRARFDISYARAREVLEANDWDAVLATIQLEQEQATAQAAPGGFTEELKVSGRDLVETLKRILHEGNVTRIIVRDPKGIEILNLPVTGAVVFALILPVLTALGAVVILAMDYTVVVERKY
- the rpmA gene encoding 50S ribosomal protein L27; translated protein: MFLQLFASKKGVGSTKNGRDSNPKYLGVKRSDGQIVTVGEIIVRQRGTKIHPGANVGRGKDDTLFALADGIVKFSRKGADRKQVSVLPIELALEA
- a CDS encoding Rne/Rng family ribonuclease; translation: MQKEILVTVDIDETRAAVLEDGELVEIYIERPVHQRIVGNIYKGKVENVLPGMQAAFVDIGLERNSFLYVDDAQPGRAQVEGEEVSARGGQRLTIKDLVKTGQEVLVQVAKEPIGTKGARVTRNITLPGRFLVLMPQVDYVGVSRRITDERERERLKQIAQSVKPKGMGLIVRTVAEGAGEEELAHDAAFLERHWQQIAARAATVRAPALVHHDLGLIHRLVRDGLDDTVSLFMVDQRAAYDTAIEVVELHAPQFRDRIKLYTRTDQTLFDYYGVEMEIEKAMRKRVWLKSGGYIVIDQTEALTAIDVNTGKFVGSTNLADTVFKTNMEAAREIARQLRLRDIGGIIIIDFIDMDRPDHRQQVIQALEQELKRDRTRANILGLTQLGLLEMTRKKSRQNLSEALTRPCHYCDGRGKIFNEETMAHRVRAEIRRIMKQSSSEAILMEVHPSVAALLIGPGGANLRALENELARTIYIRGNSEIHQESWSLKALGTREEVEARALPVTAGQVIDLRIDEAHATNPSDGIARVDGYVIDVADAGRLAGKVVRVEIVKAYRTYAKGRLVEG
- the rplU gene encoding 50S ribosomal protein L21, encoding MTYAIVETGGKQYRVQVGDTLRVEKLGAAEGESVVFDKVLAIGKDGQVTVGTPYVDGAKVTAKVAAQGKAPKIIVFKYKAKSNYRRKSGHRQPFTAVTIEAIEG
- the nadD gene encoding nicotinate-nucleotide adenylyltransferase, encoding MARVAILGGTFDPIHLGHLAAAQGVLHLTGVERVVFMPNRQPPHKEGQAVTPAVHRTAMVRLAIAGNPDFAFSDLELRREGPSYTIETVRALQAERPDWQASFIIGMDSLLEIRTWREYETLLQAVDWLVVTRPGYDTTRGRRLLAELGPRLSARVRLLEIPGVAVSSTHLRQLAARGYPLRYLVPDEVAAYIEAHGLYRR
- a CDS encoding glycerol-3-phosphate dehydrogenase/oxidase encodes the protein MNRTEMIQRLASEPFDLLVVGGGITGAGVAREAALRGLKVGLVEANDFAYATSSRSTKLIHGGLRYLKNFEFRLVRESVVERQNLLFMAPHLVKATEFLFPVYEGDPDPLWMLHVGLTLYDWFAGRTNPIPHRMLKPGPLREREPWLRADRLQGGALYADCRTDDGRLTLEVIQSAAAHGAAVANYVKLTGFRKDGRGQIVGATVADQLSGEAFDVRASRVVAAAGPWADAVRRLDDPGAPSILRLTKGVHLVVPHRRLPIRHAVVMRGRDGRMMFAVPSGDCTYIGTTDTDHHGDPAAYSIARADVDYVVDAARRLFPEAGLSEEDIIAGWSGFRPLLKPENEANPSATSRDYKLFRTDSGLVTVGGGKLTAFRAMASHIVDDVFPATRSEAHLAASTALLPGAQGKLPDEQQKRRLAGEIGTAGSLIDRLADRYGTALAQVADEARAVSAPDPELRWRLAQARHAVKAEMAVHLLDVVQRRTDLMLFTPHNGRPYLPALADEMGALLGWSEAQKQAEIAATERELDAMFAWKRENGATAAV
- the obgE gene encoding GTPase ObgE; translation: MFVDVARIYVKGGDGGRGSNSVRREKYIPEGGPWGGDGGRGGNVVFVVDPGLNTLVDFKYQKHFKAERGEHGGTKGMHGRKGEDLVVKVPPGTVVKDDDTGEVLFDLVEPGQRVVVARGGRGGRGNMRFATPTNKCPTFYEKGEPGEERWLLLELKVVADVGLVGFPNAGKSTFLSAVSAARPKIANYPFTTLNPVLGVVEVGDGRSFVIADIPGLIEGAHQGVGLGHEFLRHVERTKVLIHVLDGAGTEGRDPLQDFDVIQHELRAYNPELADRPTLVAFNKMDLPEARENLPRVQAELEARGYRVFPISGATREGFRPLLAAAADLIAAWQPPEPAAPAEEKVYRPKEDDWRVYRYGGVWHVEGKEIERLVAMTMWENDEAVSRFLKILKLKGVERALREAGAEDGDTVRVYGIEFELTDDPA
- a CDS encoding ribosomal-processing cysteine protease Prp; translation: MITVRVGRAEDGSVVSLRTEGHAGYADPGEDIVCAAVTALVVTALIGLKRVAGHPHEGRASSGKAWCRLLPGGTPESRLKAVAILETVVLGLKDIAKDYKDYVRVTEGG